In Sorghum bicolor cultivar BTx623 chromosome 8, Sorghum_bicolor_NCBIv3, whole genome shotgun sequence, one genomic interval encodes:
- the LOC8055481 gene encoding putative serine/threonine-protein kinase-like protein CCR3 yields the protein MWGVLGNAATVAQLVGVDAAGLIAKIRQAARTAQQNNNDCELLARRVDMLGELLPRLMRQDPEAVRALAGLDRTLSEAHELVMSCQGRGRTYRLFTASRMADRFRDVEKKIDSYLSLIPAISYICITSRLDDANQLHHQQSSALFQQQQELGLAEDREFKLAEIAVATDNFAVVLSDDADTGTKVYKGKLHNGCEVAVKSLNRRARPGADDAFFQEQQILWPLRHDHIVCLLGTCAENDERMLVTQYMPNGSLYDHLHGRSRHQSPPSPVTTSWKSRVQVLLGAARAVEHLHCHAVPLIIHGNVASSNVLLDAAWAPRLSGFGSSVWRAAGVASQAVEVAGAGAGATRSCSADPEYCSTGRIKPASDVYGLGVVMLEVLTGHPPAVSVWDEAKQKVVPMSLPSFVLPSIQAGRLGDVLDRRPAPGGWHQLQPLQLVADMAVRCLCLHGDNRPAISEVVVNLEQALRRLI from the coding sequence ATGTGGGGCGTCCTGGGCAACGCGGCCACCGTTGCGCAGCTGGTCGGGGTCGACGCCGCCGGGCTCATCGCCAAGATCCGGCAGGCTGCGCGGACGGCTCAGCAGAACAACAACGACTGTGAGCTCCTAGCGCGCCGCGTCGACatgctcggcgagctcctcccacGCCTGATGCGGCAGGACCCGGAGGCCGTGCGGGCGCTTGCCGGGCTGGACCGCACGCTGTCGGAGGCGCACGAGCTCGTCATGTCCTGCCAGGGGAGGGGCCGGACGTACAGGTTGTTCACGGCCTCCAGGATGGCCGACAGGTTCAGGGACGTCGAGAAGAAGATCGACTCCTACCTCTCGCTCATCCCAGCAATCAGCTACATCTGCATTACCAGCCGTCTCGACGATGCAAATCAGCTACATCATCAGCAATCATCCGCCCTtttccagcagcagcaggagctggGACTAGCTGAGGATCGGGAGTTCAAGCTTGCCGAGATCGCGGTGGCAACCGACAACTTCGCCGTCGTGCTCAGCGACGACGCCGACACTGGCACCAAGGTGTACAAGGGCAAGCTCCACAACGGCTGCGAGGTGGCTGTCAAGAGCCTGAACCGCCGTGCGCGCCCAGGCGCGGATGACGCCTTCTTCCAGGAGCAGCAGATCCTCTGGCCGCTCCGGCACGACCACATCGTCTGCCTCCTGGGCACCTGCGCCGAGAACGACGAGCGCATGCTGGTCACCCAGTACATGCCCAACGGCTCCCTCTACGACCACCTGCACGGCCGCAGCAGGCACCagtcgccgccgtcgccggtgACCACGTCCTGGAAGTCGCGCGTCCAGGTGCTGCTAGGCGCGGCGCGCGCCGTCGAGCACCTGCACTGCCACGCCGTGCCGCTCATCATCCACGGCAACGTTGCCTCCTCCAACGTGCTCCTGGACGCCGCCTGGGCGCCGCGCCTGTCTGGCTTTGGCTCGTCCGTGTGGCGGGCTGCCGGCGTCGCGTCACAGGCTGTGGaggtcgccggcgccggcgccggagctACTAGGTCGTGCAGCGCTGACCCGGAGTACTGCAGCACGGGCCGCATCAAACCGGCCAGCGATGTTTACGGGCTCGGTGTGGTGATGCTTGAGGTTCTGACGGGGCACCCACCGGCGGTGAGTGTCTGGGACGAGGCGAAGCAGAAGGTGGTGCCCATGTCGTTGCCGTCGTTCGTGCTGCCGAGCATCCAGGCAGGGCGGCTTGGGGACGTGCTCGACAGGCGTCCGGCGCCAGGCGGGTGGCATCAACTCCAGCCGCTGCAGCTGGTGGCCGACATGGCGGTGCGATGTCTGTGCCTGCATGGGGATAACCGCCCCGCCATATCAGaggtcgtcgtcaacctcgagcAGGCACTCCGCCGCCTCATATGA
- the LOC8072903 gene encoding probable fatty acid desaturase DES1, translating into MATTPMTVVDHEAEEAVAKAREDDKSRQVDAFDAGKPPPFRIGDVRAAVPEHCWHKSPWRSLWYVVRDVAAVVALGTAAAAMDSWAVWPVYWAVQGTMFWAFFVLGHDCGHGSFSDSRTLNSVVGHLLHSFILIPYHGWRISHRTHHQNHGHVDRDESWHPITEGRYRRLPPRAKKIRFTAPYPLLLFPLYLFYRGPDKPGTHFLPSSELFSPKEKGDVMLSTTCWCIMLASLLAMSCAFGPLQVLKMYGLPYLVFVMWLDLVTYLHHHGHHERLPWYRGEEWSYLRGGLTTVDRDYGWINKIHHDIGTHVIHHLFPQIPHYHLVEATKAAKPVLGRYYREPQKSGPLPLPLLGVFLRSIRVNHFVSDHGDVVYYQTDHHLNDTTKQK; encoded by the exons ATGGCGACGACGCCGATGACGGTGGTGGATCATGAGGCTGAGGAGGCGGTGGCGAAGGCGAGAGAGGACGACAAGAGCCGGCAGGTGGACGCCTTCGACGCCGGGAAGCCGCCGCCGTTCCGCATTGGCGACGTGCGCGCGGCGGTGCCGGAGCACTGCTGGCACAAGAGCCCCTGGCGGTCGCTGTGGTACGTGGTACGGGacgtggcggcggtggtggcgctgggaacggcggcggcggccatggataGCTGGGCGGTGTGGCCCGTGTACTGGGCGGTGCAAGGGACCATGTTCTGGGCGTTCTTCGTCTTGGGACATGACTG TGGTCACGGGAGCTTCTCGGACAGCCGGACGCTCAACAGCGTGGTTGGTCATCTCCTCCACTCCTTTATCCTCATCCCCTACCATGGATG GAGGATCAGCCACAGAACACACCATCAGAACCACGGGCACGTCGACAGGGACGAATCATGGCACCCG ATCACGGAGGGGCGGTACCGGCGATTGCCTCCTCGCGCAAAGAAGATAAGATTCACGGCCCCCTACCCGCTCCTCTTATTCCCCCTCTACCTG TTCTACCGGGGCCCCGACAAGCCAGGCACTCACTTTCTTCCCAGCAGCGAGCTGTTCAGCCCCAAGGAGAAGGGCGACGTCATGCTGTCAACCACCTGCTGGTGCATCATGCTCGCCTCCCTCCTCGCCATGTCGTGCGCATTCGGCCCACTCCAGGTCCTCAAGATGTACGGCCTTCCATACCTG GTGTTTGTGATGTGGCTTGACTTGGTGACGTACCTGCACCACCATGGGCACCATGAGCGCCTCCCCTGGTACCGCGGCGAGGAGTGGAGCTACCTGCGCGGCGGGCTGACGACGGTGGACAGGGACTACGGCTGGATCAACAAGATCCACCACGACATCGGCACCCATGTCATCCACCACCTCTTCCCACAGATCCCGCACTACCATCTCGTCGAAGCT ACCAAGGCAGCCAAGCCGGTGTTGGGGCGATACTACCGGGAGCCACAGAAGTCAGGGCCGCTGCCACTTCCCCTCCTTGGCGTGTTCCTCAGGAGCATCAGAGTCAACCATTTCGTCAGCGACCATGGGGATGTTGTCTACTACCAAACTGACCATCACCTCAACGACACTACTAAGCAAAAATGA